One genomic segment of Arachis duranensis cultivar V14167 chromosome 4, aradu.V14167.gnm2.J7QH, whole genome shotgun sequence includes these proteins:
- the LOC107486170 gene encoding disease resistance protein RPP13-like has translation MVDSVDTIAWQNLSRLLANELISLPGVNDQTRSVREAVNHSRDMAYTAEDIVDTYAVNVNMHRSRNMLVKYFHSRNQVVNRKLIAMMSGVRELYEKTYKNNSIYGIHQGDFECYTRNKEFAKDSLIVKRRDVEEEEVVGMVRDSNEVISQLEGGDLSRGVVCILGMGGLGKTTLARKIYNNNKIKSMFPCCVWGFVSNYYSAQELLMSILKLLDLPEEEYKYLTNPEQMKRKVRESMSGKKYLVVLDDIWYTQVWDELHEAFPDDNNGSRILITIRMENISRYTNATFTYRLPFLDETQSWELFYNKVFCKARCPPELEPAGKEMAKACKGLPLAIVVFAGMVAKKEKSLREWDRIKNNVSWYHTREDYRIVTDILKLSYDSLPQILKPCFLYLGVYPEDYEIPARTLCQLWIAEGFIQAREATEAGPSNSQEVEDIAEMYLDNLVERSLVQVASKRSDEGVKTCRVHALLREICISESKENKFMEVCEELDANRCNSRRVSLQYKGECLPTTGDKWLARSLLFFGEETPWERESQGWKQIRNGFKLGRVLDMNQVSLCLSPRGLKTLIHLRFLKVTASSTRIGNDVLASVCNLWNLETLYLWITEDITLPSKIWKLKSLRHLYLNFADIILRGLSQRVPMPGMEMVERANTLQVWSRAASMSRMKIGETKVENLQTLNNIYLNARTASVLNKGMFPNLTKLTLRRELTDLPEPPEKEFLGNSLRCLNKLRTLKLLRIAKLPLDPNAYPTSLTKITIAYFGLLHARMIKTLGQLANLRTLKLVGGSIIGDVDCVAGDFPQLQVLHVSDSCRWKKEEGAMPQLRYCNNPRIHD, from the coding sequence ATGGTGGACAGTGTTGATACTATTGCCTGGCAGAACTTGTCACGGCTGCTTGCTAATGAATTGATATCGCTTCCGGGAGTGAACGATCAAACTAGGTCTGTGAGAGAAGCAGTGAATCACAGCAGAGATATGGCATACACAGCTGAAGACATCGTTGATACTTATGCCGTCAATGTCAACATGCATAGAAGCAGAAACATGTTGGTGAAGTACTTTCACAGCAGAAACCAAGTGGTGAATAGGAAGTTGATAGCCATGATGAGCGGAGTCCGTGAGCTCTATGAAAAGACCTATAAAAACAATTCTATATATGGCATCCATCAAGGTGATTTTGAATGTTatacaagaaataaagaatTTGCAAAAGACTCATTGATTGTAAAAAGGAGGGATGTGGAAGAAGAGGAGGTAGTAGGCATGGTGCGTGACTCCAATGAGGTAATTAGCCAACTTGAGGGAGGAGATTTGAGTCGTGGAGTTGTTTGCATATTAGGCATGGGTGGTTTGGGAAAAACCACTCTTGCTCGAAAGATCTACAACAATAACAAGATCAAGAGCATGTTCCCGTGTTGTGTGTGGGGTTTTGTGTCCAATTATTACAGCGCTCAAGAACTATTAATGAGCATTTTGAAGCTTTTGGATCTACCAGAAGAGGAGTACAAATATTTAACCAATCCAGagcaaatgaaaagaaaagtcaGAGAATCCATGAGTGGAAAGAAATACCTGGTAGTTCTGGATGACATCTGGTATACTCAAGTGTGGGACGAGTTGCATGAAGCTTTTCCTGATGACAACAATGGTAGTAGAATACTGATAACCATACGTATGGAGAATATTTCTCGCTATACAAATGCAACCTTTACTTACAGACTCCCATTTCTTGATGAAACTCAAAGTTGGGAACTGTTCTATAACAAGGTGTTTTGCAAAGCAAGATGTCCTCCTGAACTTGAACCTGCTGGAAAAGAAATGGCTAAAGCCTGTAAAGGTTTGCCACTTGCCATTGTTGTGTTTGCAGGTATGGttgcaaaaaaagaaaagtcacTCAGAGAATGGGATAGAATCAAGAATAATGTTTCTTGGTATCATACTCGCGAGGACTATCGAATTGTGACCGATATTCTGAAGCTTAGCTATGATTCCCTTCCTCAAATATTGAAGCCATGCTTTCTTTATTTGGGAGTGTATCCTGAAGATTATGAAATACCAGCGAGAACATTGTGCCAACTGTGGATAGCTGAAGGTTTCATTCAGGCAAGAGAGGCAACAGAAGCTGGACCATCAAATTCACAAGAAGTAGAAGATATTGCCGAGATGTATTTAGATAATCTTGTGGAACGGAGCCTGGTGCAAGTGGCAAGTAAGAGGAGTGATGAGGGTGTGAAGACATGTAGAGTCCATGCTCTTCTTCGCGAAATTTGCATTTCTGAGagcaaagaaaacaaatttaTGGAAGTATGCGAGGAGTTGGATGCCAATAGATGCAATTCCCGTAGAGTGTCTCTCCAGTATAAAGGAGAATGCTTGCCAACCACAGGTGACAAATGGCTTGCACGCTCTCTACTCTTTTTCGGTGAAGAGACTCCTTGGGAACGTGAATCACAAGGGTGGAAACAAATAAGGAATGGCTTCAAGTTGGGTCGTGTACTCGATATGAACCAAGTGTCGCTATGTTTATCACCTCGTGGATTGAAGACATTGATCCATCTAAGGTTTTTGAAAGTCACAGCATCTTCTACAAGAATTGGAAATGATGTTTTAGCTTCTGTATGCAACCTTTGGAATCTAGAAACGCTTTACTTATGGATTACAGAAGATATTACTCTACCAAGCAAAATATGGAAGCTCAAGTCACTCAGGCACCTGTATTTAAACTTTGCTGATATCATATTAAGAGGATTGAGTCAGAGAGTACCAATGCCGGGGATGGAAATGGTAGAAAGGGCGAATACATTACAAGTATGGTCTAGAGCAGCATCAATGTCAAGGATGAAAATCGGAGAAACAAAGGTGGAGAATCTTCAAACACTGAATAACATCTATCTTAATGCAAGAACAGCAAGCGTCCTAAACAAGGGCATGTTCCCCAACTTGACAAAATTAACTTTGCGTAGAGAGCTGACAGATCTGCCAGAGCCGCcagaaaaagaatttttagGTAACAGTTTGCGGTGCCTAAACAAACTCCGAACTCTAAAGCTACTTCGCATCGCGAAGCTTCCATTAGATCCGAATGCGTATCCTACAAGTCTTACCAAGATTACCATAGCATACTTTGGTCTACTGCATGCAAGAATGATAAAGACCCTGGGACAGCTAGCCAACCTGCGAACCTTGAAACTCGTTGGCGGAAGCATAATTGGTGATGTTGATTGCGTAGCTGGTGACTTCCCACAGCTTCAAGTACTACATGTGAGTGACTCTTGCAGgtggaaaaaagaagaaggagcaaTGCCTCAGCTTCGATATTGCAACAACCCTCGCATCCATGACTAA